The Gemella haemolysans genome includes a region encoding these proteins:
- a CDS encoding protein phosphatase 2C domain-containing protein — translation MPLVYSYNSNKGRKEKNEDAIAVMKNKQGEVLAVVCDGVGSHSNAAYSSNYIVATLEKEWQNLTFANFNNMKNWLCDKIEKLNLELFNKSQEKNKKMGTTIVTLATFDNQVVVYNIGDSSAYGLTKDNEMSVVTVEDSFVGALISAGAITQEEAKTHPERHVLTQALATRDNINLHTFIDDLSKYDYFLLCSDGLTNMMENEEIQDIVRNNELSISVEKLIELCVNRGGVDNISVAIIKNLGGVNHDK, via the coding sequence ATGCCACTAGTATATTCGTATAATAGTAATAAAGGAAGAAAAGAAAAAAATGAGGATGCAATTGCTGTTATGAAAAATAAACAAGGTGAAGTTCTTGCAGTTGTTTGTGATGGTGTTGGTAGCCATAGTAATGCAGCATATTCGAGTAATTATATTGTGGCGACTCTAGAAAAAGAGTGGCAGAATTTAACATTTGCTAATTTTAATAATATGAAAAATTGGCTTTGTGATAAAATAGAAAAATTGAATTTAGAATTATTTAACAAGTCACAAGAAAAGAATAAAAAAATGGGAACTACTATTGTCACATTAGCTACATTTGACAATCAAGTTGTTGTTTATAATATTGGTGATAGTAGCGCTTATGGTTTGACTAAAGATAATGAGATGAGTGTAGTTACTGTGGAAGATTCATTTGTTGGAGCCTTAATAAGTGCTGGGGCTATAACACAAGAAGAAGCAAAAACTCATCCAGAACGCCATGTACTAACTCAAGCATTAGCTACAAGAGATAATATTAATTTACATACTTTCATTGATGATTTAAGCAAATATGATTATTTTTTACTATGTTCTGACGGTCTAACGAACATGATGGAAAATGAAGAAATTCAAGATATAGTTAGAAACAATGAATTATCAATATCTGTAGAAAAACTTATAGAATTGTGTGTTAATCGCGGAGGAGTAGATAATATATCTGTAGCTATAATAAAAAATCTAGGGGGTGTAAACCATGATAAATAA
- a CDS encoding ATP-dependent helicase, whose protein sequence is MNFVQNMNDNQLKAILKTDGAVMVIAGAGSGKTRVLTNRIAYLIAEKNVLESNILAITFTNKAAKEMKERIYALVGETSKYIWINTFHSMCVRILRQHIELLGYNKNFTILDTSEQKSIIKTIVKNLNLSEDSYQPANVLKIISNAKNSMTTVKAMREQSRYGYMKNVAEIYAHYQRYLKKNSVLDFDDLMLKTIILFKKFPEVLAIYQNKFEYIHVDEYQDTNVIQYRLIKMLSEVHKNVCVVGDDDQSIYSWRGACSDNIINFEKDYKDVELIFLDQNYRSNSTILDAANAVIKNNTDRKEKALWSENKGGGKISVYAASNDKDETDDIAKKILELKKEGISYKDIAILYRANYLSRQMENSCLAFGIPYKLIGSLKFLQRQEVRDLLAYLNVIVNRDDEFSLRRIINVPKRGIGASSMEKIDNYATQYGISLFDALKNIEAVGVSKKITTNVHLLTNLIEKYSETDKYSIDELIIGIYKDSGYESMLKESNDAYAESRIENISELVSSAKQFSSMNDSLIDFISEMSLTSDADDENEEDSVVLSTVHAAKGLEYKVVFIMGLEENLFPSIRDAESSADEKNKMEEERRLAYVAITRAKEKLFMSYANRRMQFGSIKMNKRSRFLDEVPNKLMHFESSFGSSAFESSNTNVEDANKFISKLSPKIKISDKPKNAISTNYGIGDTVIHKKFGEGKVLDITSDSVKVEFSEVGMKTLLIEYANLTRKD, encoded by the coding sequence GTGAATTTTGTACAAAATATGAATGACAATCAGCTAAAAGCTATTTTAAAAACTGACGGTGCAGTAATGGTAATAGCTGGTGCTGGTAGTGGAAAAACACGTGTATTAACTAATAGAATTGCATATTTAATTGCAGAAAAAAATGTATTAGAAAGTAATATACTAGCGATAACTTTTACTAATAAAGCTGCAAAAGAAATGAAAGAAAGAATTTATGCATTAGTAGGGGAAACTTCTAAATACATTTGGATAAATACTTTCCACTCAATGTGTGTAAGAATTCTACGTCAACACATAGAATTGCTAGGATATAATAAAAACTTTACAATTTTGGATACTAGTGAACAGAAAAGTATTATAAAAACAATTGTTAAAAATCTTAATCTTTCAGAAGACTCATATCAACCAGCTAATGTATTAAAAATAATTTCAAATGCAAAAAATAGTATGACTACTGTAAAGGCAATGAGAGAACAATCACGTTATGGATATATGAAAAATGTAGCTGAAATATATGCTCATTACCAAAGATATCTAAAGAAAAATAGTGTACTAGATTTTGACGACCTTATGTTAAAAACTATCATACTATTTAAAAAATTCCCTGAAGTACTAGCTATTTATCAAAATAAATTTGAATATATTCATGTTGATGAGTATCAAGATACTAACGTAATTCAATATAGATTGATTAAAATGTTGTCAGAAGTCCATAAAAACGTATGTGTTGTTGGGGACGATGATCAAAGTATCTATAGTTGGCGTGGAGCATGTAGTGATAATATTATTAACTTTGAAAAAGATTATAAAGATGTTGAGCTGATTTTCTTAGATCAAAACTATCGTTCTAATTCAACTATTTTAGATGCTGCGAATGCAGTAATTAAAAATAATACTGATAGAAAAGAAAAGGCTCTATGGTCTGAAAACAAAGGTGGAGGTAAAATCTCCGTATATGCTGCTTCAAACGATAAAGATGAAACAGATGATATCGCTAAAAAAATTCTAGAATTGAAAAAAGAAGGTATATCGTATAAGGATATTGCTATTTTATACCGAGCTAACTATCTTTCTCGCCAGATGGAGAATTCTTGTTTAGCTTTTGGAATACCATATAAATTAATTGGATCACTTAAATTCTTGCAACGTCAAGAGGTGCGTGATTTACTTGCCTATCTTAACGTTATTGTTAATAGAGATGATGAATTTAGTTTAAGAAGAATTATAAATGTTCCTAAACGTGGAATTGGCGCAAGTTCAATGGAAAAAATTGACAACTATGCAACACAATATGGTATATCGTTATTCGATGCCTTAAAAAATATAGAGGCAGTAGGGGTATCTAAGAAAATTACAACTAATGTTCATTTGCTGACAAATCTTATAGAAAAATATTCGGAAACTGATAAATATTCAATTGATGAATTAATTATTGGTATTTATAAAGATTCTGGATATGAAAGTATGCTAAAAGAATCAAATGATGCTTATGCTGAAAGTAGGATAGAGAATATTTCTGAGTTAGTATCTTCTGCTAAACAATTCTCAAGTATGAATGATAGTCTTATTGACTTTATTTCTGAGATGTCACTTACATCAGATGCTGATGATGAAAATGAAGAAGATTCTGTCGTTTTATCAACTGTTCATGCCGCAAAAGGATTAGAATATAAAGTAGTGTTTATTATGGGGTTAGAAGAAAATTTATTCCCTTCAATTCGTGATGCGGAAAGTAGTGCTGATGAGAAAAATAAGATGGAAGAAGAGCGTCGTTTAGCATATGTTGCAATTACACGTGCTAAAGAAAAACTATTTATGTCATATGCTAATAGACGTATGCAATTTGGTTCTATTAAGATGAATAAACGTTCTAGATTTTTAGATGAAGTACCTAATAAACTTATGCACTTTGAATCATCTTTTGGATCTTCTGCGTTTGAGTCTAGTAATACAAACGTAGAAGATGCTAATAAATTTATTAGTAAACTTAGTCCGAAAATCAAAATTTCAGATAAACCAAAGAATGCTATCAGTACCAATTATGGCATCGGCGATACTGTTATTCATAAGAAATTTGGTGAGGGTAAAGTATTAGATATTACAAGTGATAGTGTTAAAGTTGAATTTAGTGAAGTTGGTATGAAAACATTACTAATCGAATATGCCAACTTAACTAGAAAGGATTAA
- the ligA gene encoding NAD-dependent DNA ligase LigA, producing MKQVQEKISKLVSLLNKYSYDYYVEDNPQISDTEYDTLYKQLEKLEENHPEYILENSPTQRVGDRVLDEFEKITHKVPMLSLSNTFSTEDLRDFDARISKLVPDHSVEYICELKIDGLAISIKYEDGRLVSAATRGDGSIGEDVTENIKTIFSIPKVLKDNRTFEVRGEVYLPRKSFELLNSERESNNEVLFANPRNAAAGSLRQLDSKITAKRRLSAFIYSIVGDDSIVSQENALNTAKEYDLPVNPNFKLCKNIDEVIDYINYWTEHKKDLPYDIDGIVIKVNSYSTQEKVGYTQKSPRWATAYKFPEEELATKLLDVELSVGRTGIITPVAILDPIVISGSTVSKASLHNKDIIEELDIHIDDMVVVKKAGEIIPKVVRVVRELRTESSTKYVMPNTCPSCGQQTYTKENDPFTRCKNPDCPDQNIRRIIHFASRDALNIEGLGDKVVATLYEKGIIAHTIDLFSLEREKLISLDRMGEKSADNLLNAIENSKKSSLDKVIFALGILNVGKKAGKILAEKYLNLSNLMNATLDELVNLDDVGQITAESILDYLSDENNIKFINDLIKVGMNPQYEIQEVNTDNIFAGKTVVLTGKLVELTRNEAKEYLEKYGAKVTGSVTSKTDLVIAGEKAGSKLAKAEQLGIKVINEEEFANMVREVK from the coding sequence ATGAAACAAGTTCAAGAAAAAATTTCGAAATTAGTTTCTTTATTAAATAAATATTCTTATGATTATTATGTTGAAGATAATCCACAGATATCTGATACAGAATATGATACATTATATAAACAATTAGAAAAACTAGAAGAAAATCATCCTGAGTATATATTAGAGAACTCACCTACTCAACGAGTAGGCGATAGGGTATTAGATGAATTTGAAAAAATAACACATAAAGTTCCAATGTTAAGTCTATCTAATACGTTCTCAACTGAAGATTTAAGAGATTTTGATGCAAGAATTTCAAAATTAGTACCAGATCATAGTGTTGAATATATATGTGAATTAAAAATTGATGGTTTAGCAATTTCAATTAAATATGAAGATGGAAGATTGGTAAGTGCTGCTACACGTGGAGATGGTAGCATTGGTGAAGATGTTACTGAAAATATTAAAACTATTTTCTCAATTCCAAAAGTATTAAAAGATAATAGAACATTTGAAGTAAGAGGTGAAGTTTACTTGCCGAGAAAATCATTTGAACTATTAAATTCTGAACGTGAGAGCAACAATGAAGTATTATTTGCTAATCCAAGGAATGCAGCCGCTGGTTCATTAAGACAACTCGATTCTAAAATAACTGCAAAAAGAAGATTATCAGCATTTATTTATTCAATAGTTGGAGATGACAGCATTGTATCACAGGAGAATGCTTTAAATACAGCTAAAGAGTATGATTTGCCAGTTAATCCTAACTTCAAATTATGCAAAAATATCGATGAGGTTATAGATTATATAAATTATTGGACAGAGCACAAGAAAGATCTACCGTATGATATCGATGGAATAGTTATAAAAGTAAATTCGTACTCAACACAAGAAAAAGTAGGATACACTCAAAAGAGTCCAAGATGGGCTACCGCATATAAATTTCCTGAAGAGGAATTAGCCACTAAATTGCTTGATGTAGAACTAAGTGTTGGTAGAACAGGTATTATCACTCCAGTAGCTATTCTTGACCCTATCGTAATTTCTGGATCAACCGTATCTAAAGCTTCTTTACACAATAAAGATATTATTGAGGAACTGGATATTCACATAGACGATATGGTCGTTGTAAAAAAAGCAGGTGAGATAATTCCAAAAGTAGTACGTGTAGTTAGAGAACTAAGAACTGAGAGTTCAACAAAATATGTAATGCCTAATACATGCCCATCGTGCGGACAACAAACTTACACAAAAGAAAATGATCCATTTACGAGATGTAAAAATCCAGATTGTCCCGACCAAAATATAAGAAGAATAATACACTTTGCTTCAAGAGACGCTTTAAATATTGAAGGATTAGGAGATAAAGTTGTAGCTACACTTTACGAAAAAGGTATTATTGCTCATACTATTGATTTATTTTCATTAGAAAGAGAAAAATTAATATCATTAGATAGAATGGGTGAAAAATCAGCTGATAATCTTCTAAATGCAATTGAGAATTCTAAAAAAAGTAGTTTAGACAAAGTTATCTTTGCACTCGGTATTCTTAATGTAGGAAAAAAAGCAGGGAAAATATTGGCAGAAAAGTATTTGAATCTGTCTAATTTAATGAATGCCACTCTAGATGAACTTGTTAATCTAGATGATGTAGGTCAAATTACTGCTGAATCTATTTTAGATTATTTATCTGATGAAAATAACATAAAATTCATAAATGATTTAATTAAAGTTGGAATGAATCCTCAGTATGAAATTCAAGAAGTTAATACAGATAATATTTTTGCTGGGAAAACTGTAGTTCTGACTGGTAAATTAGTTGAATTAACAAGAAATGAAGCTAAAGAATATTTAGAAAAATATGGAGCAAAAGTTACAGGAAGTGTGACTTCAAAAACTGATTTAGTAATAGCTGGAGAAAAAGCTGGTTCAAAACTAGCTAAAGCTGAACAATTAGGAATAAAAGTAATAAATGAAGAAGAATTTGCTAACATGGTTAGAGAGGTGAAATAA
- the recA gene encoding recombinase RecA, with translation MAKKSKDKQVTHIEKDDLKARQAAINEAIKVIEKEYGKGAIMDISSENPIKVEAVSSGSLAIDSALGIGGYPKGRIVEVYGPESSGKTTIALHAIAEVQKTGGIAAFIDAENALDIEYAKALGVDFTPGKFFLSQPDSGEQALDIAEKLILSGAIDIIVIDSVAALVPKAEIDGVMGANHIGLQARLMSQALRKLTGQINKANTIALFINQLREKVGVMFGSPEVTTGGRALKFYSTVRIDVRKGEAIKGADSEILGNRTKIKIVKNKVAPPFKIAEVDIMFGEGISKIGETLDFAVDLDIINKSGSWFSYNGERLGQGRENVKKVFEENEELYNEIYGLVREEMMNKTGKKTDSIVENDENDDIDELDLGIETLGEVE, from the coding sequence ATGGCAAAAAAATCAAAAGATAAACAAGTCACTCATATTGAAAAAGACGATTTAAAAGCCCGTCAAGCCGCTATTAACGAAGCCATAAAAGTAATTGAAAAAGAATACGGTAAAGGTGCTATCATGGATATCTCTTCAGAAAATCCTATTAAAGTAGAAGCCGTATCTTCAGGTTCATTAGCAATAGATTCAGCATTAGGGATTGGAGGATATCCAAAAGGACGTATTGTTGAAGTATACGGTCCAGAATCTTCAGGTAAGACTACAATAGCTTTACACGCAATTGCGGAAGTACAAAAAACAGGTGGTATTGCAGCGTTTATAGATGCTGAAAATGCACTTGATATTGAATATGCAAAAGCTCTAGGTGTAGATTTTACACCAGGTAAATTCTTCTTATCTCAACCAGATAGTGGTGAACAGGCACTTGATATAGCTGAAAAATTAATTTTATCAGGAGCTATTGATATTATCGTTATCGACTCAGTTGCAGCATTAGTACCAAAAGCTGAAATCGATGGAGTTATGGGAGCTAACCATATTGGTTTACAAGCTCGTCTTATGTCACAAGCTTTACGTAAATTAACAGGTCAAATCAATAAAGCCAACACTATTGCATTATTCATCAACCAACTTCGTGAAAAAGTAGGGGTAATGTTTGGTAGTCCAGAAGTTACAACTGGTGGACGTGCACTGAAATTCTATTCTACAGTTCGTATTGATGTACGTAAAGGGGAAGCAATTAAGGGTGCTGATAGTGAAATTTTAGGTAACAGAACAAAAATTAAAATTGTTAAAAATAAAGTAGCTCCACCATTTAAAATTGCAGAAGTAGATATTATGTTTGGTGAAGGAATTTCTAAAATCGGAGAAACTCTTGATTTTGCAGTTGATTTAGATATTATTAATAAATCTGGATCATGGTTCTCTTATAATGGAGAGCGTTTAGGACAAGGTCGTGAAAACGTGAAGAAAGTTTTCGAAGAAAATGAAGAACTTTACAATGAAATTTATGGTCTTGTTAGGGAAGAAATGATGAATAAAACTGGGAAAAAAACTGACTCAATTGTAGAAAATGATGAAAATGATGACATCGATGAACTTGACTTAGGGATAGAAACATTAGGTGAGGTAGAATAA
- a CDS encoding fumarylacetoacetate hydrolase family protein, translated as MKFLSFSYNDNELYGVKVKREESAWNLIKVLEDFDNTDKIPATLREAIEVYGVSFIEKIRKVLKLVEESGKAESYKVPFDKIIWRSPITRTPKNILCVGHNYEAHVNELGDELAKTPKDVLIFTKATTALAGNNEVVPSHKNITDSLDFGGELAVVIAKPGKNILRPLVLDYIFGYTIMNDITATDLQYKHGQFFLGKSLEKSAVVGPYLVTKDEVSSPESMSIVTKINGEIKQNAMTSEMLFRVDDVLAEISKIVPLEAGDIIATGTPAGVGAAQNPPRFLQTGDEIKITVEGIGTLTTVIGE; from the coding sequence ATGAAATTTTTATCATTCAGTTATAACGATAATGAATTATATGGAGTAAAAGTAAAACGTGAAGAAAGTGCATGGAATCTAATTAAAGTACTAGAAGATTTTGATAATACTGATAAAATACCTGCGACTTTAAGAGAAGCAATTGAAGTATATGGAGTTTCTTTCATTGAAAAAATTAGAAAAGTACTAAAATTAGTTGAAGAAAGTGGTAAAGCTGAAAGTTATAAAGTACCATTTGATAAAATAATTTGGCGTTCACCAATTACAAGAACACCAAAAAATATTCTTTGTGTTGGACACAATTATGAGGCTCATGTTAATGAACTTGGAGATGAGCTTGCTAAAACTCCTAAAGATGTTCTTATCTTTACGAAAGCAACAACAGCTCTAGCTGGAAATAATGAAGTAGTTCCATCTCACAAAAATATTACAGATAGCTTAGACTTCGGAGGAGAACTTGCTGTGGTAATAGCTAAACCAGGTAAAAACATTCTAAGACCTTTAGTTTTAGATTATATTTTCGGTTACACAATCATGAATGATATTACTGCTACAGATTTACAATATAAACACGGACAATTTTTCTTAGGTAAATCATTAGAAAAATCAGCAGTAGTAGGTCCTTATTTAGTAACTAAAGACGAAGTTAGTTCACCTGAATCAATGAGTATCGTAACAAAAATTAATGGAGAAATTAAACAAAATGCTATGACATCTGAAATGTTATTTAGAGTTGATGATGTATTGGCAGAAATTAGTAAAATTGTTCCATTAGAAGCTGGTGATATTATTGCTACTGGTACTCCAGCAGGAGTAGGTGCAGCACAAAATCCACCAAGATTCTTACAAACAGGTGATGAAATTAAAATCACTGTTGAAGGTATTGGAACTTTAACTACAGTAATTGGAGAATAA
- the uvrC gene encoding excinuclease ABC subunit UvrC, with translation MNLTLQKKLELLPDNPGCYLYKDNIGEIIYVGKAKNLKNRVKSYFTGTHNKKTQTLVSKIEDLEYIIVNSEKEALLLENNLIKKYRPYFNIRLKDDKSYPYLMVTKEEHPRLLMTRKYKKSNKNIYFGPYVDIKSAMEVKKILDKIYPLRKCNPVEKRPCMYYQIGECIGPCAKKITPDEYKTQINKIKSFLTGNTKEILEDLNNKMQDHVKNLEFEAAGQIHSYIKSIEVSVQNQVVADSNNIDRDYIGYSFNNDYICIQIFLSRLGNIIERKVEYFNLYDSPDQILYSYLIQYYAMNKLPKEIYIDEVDDNLLSNVVDCKVIIPKRGNHRKILDTVKENASHYLNNNLAIEELKERKLQVTLNNIAEKLGVKSIDSIDAFDNSNIMGVDAVSVKVNFTNGKKNTYNYRKFKIDESMGINDVQTMKEVLYRNYKDKKTNTELLIVDGGKNHLNAAIEIVHEKLGLTKVKIIGLAKNDKHITEYIITDDYEIIEFPKTSAEYLFLKQIQDEVHRFAITYHRAIKTKNMYNSSLDNIQGIGKVRKNLLLKTFSSIEEIKEASEERLLKLGIPKDVINNLKNNL, from the coding sequence ATGAATTTAACATTACAAAAAAAATTAGAATTACTTCCAGATAATCCTGGTTGTTATCTATATAAAGATAATATTGGAGAAATAATTTATGTAGGTAAAGCTAAAAACTTAAAGAATAGAGTAAAAAGTTACTTTACCGGAACTCACAATAAAAAAACACAAACTTTAGTTTCAAAAATTGAAGATCTTGAATACATTATAGTAAACTCAGAGAAGGAAGCATTATTACTTGAGAACAACTTAATAAAAAAATATAGACCGTACTTTAATATTCGATTAAAAGATGATAAGAGTTACCCTTATTTGATGGTTACTAAGGAAGAGCATCCAAGGTTATTAATGACTAGAAAATATAAAAAGAGTAATAAAAATATTTATTTTGGGCCATATGTTGATATCAAATCTGCGATGGAAGTAAAAAAGATCCTCGATAAAATTTATCCACTTAGAAAGTGTAATCCTGTAGAAAAGCGTCCATGTATGTATTATCAAATAGGTGAATGCATAGGTCCATGTGCTAAAAAGATTACACCTGATGAATATAAAACTCAGATTAATAAAATAAAATCATTTTTAACTGGTAATACTAAAGAAATTTTAGAAGACTTAAATAATAAAATGCAAGATCATGTTAAAAATCTTGAATTTGAAGCTGCAGGTCAGATTCATAGTTATATAAAATCGATTGAGGTTTCAGTGCAGAATCAAGTTGTTGCAGATAGCAATAATATTGATCGTGATTACATAGGATATAGTTTTAATAATGATTATATCTGTATTCAAATATTTTTATCTAGATTAGGTAATATTATTGAACGTAAAGTTGAATATTTTAATCTATACGACAGTCCAGATCAAATTTTATATTCTTATTTAATTCAATACTATGCCATGAATAAATTACCTAAAGAAATCTATATTGATGAAGTTGATGACAATTTATTATCAAATGTAGTTGATTGTAAGGTTATAATTCCTAAAAGAGGAAATCATAGGAAAATACTAGACACTGTAAAAGAAAATGCTTCTCATTATTTAAACAATAATTTAGCCATTGAAGAGCTAAAAGAACGTAAATTGCAAGTAACTTTAAATAATATAGCAGAGAAACTAGGTGTTAAATCAATAGATAGTATTGATGCATTTGATAACTCTAATATTATGGGTGTAGATGCCGTATCGGTAAAAGTAAATTTTACAAATGGAAAAAAAAATACATATAACTATAGAAAATTTAAAATTGATGAATCTATGGGAATAAATGATGTTCAGACGATGAAAGAAGTTTTGTATAGAAACTATAAAGATAAGAAAACTAATACAGAATTATTAATTGTCGATGGAGGAAAAAATCATCTTAATGCTGCGATAGAAATTGTTCATGAGAAGCTTGGTTTGACTAAAGTTAAGATTATTGGTTTAGCAAAAAATGATAAACATATTACTGAATATATAATTACAGATGATTATGAAATAATTGAGTTCCCTAAAACATCAGCAGAATATTTATTTTTAAAACAAATACAAGATGAAGTACATAGGTTTGCTATTACTTATCATAGAGCAATTAAAACTAAAAATATGTACAATTCTAGTTTAGACAATATTCAAGGTATTGGAAAAGTGAGAAAGAATCTCTTACTAAAAACATTTTCTTCAATCGAAGAAATTAAAGAAGCATCTGAAGAAAGACTATTAAAATTAGGTATTCCAAAAGATGTAATAAACAATTTGAAAAATAATTTATAA
- the pknB gene encoding Stk1 family PASTA domain-containing Ser/Thr kinase, with translation MINKIICNRYKILDHLGTGGMATVWLGYDTILDRQVAIKTFKIDANDEDAVKRFNREAKAVTSLSHPNIVSIYDVENEGEFYYLILEYVEGMTLKDYMIKNPRMPIETIVHIAKQIAAGLSHAHQNGIIHRDIKPQNILMNENLTCKITDFGIARAYGDTTLTQTNQMLGTVYYLSPEQARGNVATAQSDIYSLGILIFEMITGQIPFKGESAVAIALKHLQEELPDIDKYRDNVPQSVKNIVLQATMKNPNERYISSKELFEDLSTVLNPERLHENKYTGFKIPTEPVQNNNYNQTQYIDRNPIDVPHGYSDYNNYNEEDDYYDYEEDQRQNNNNNREYQNKQYKNSYNSVSKKNNKEQTSKAKHIFFAILAMVVIIVGAFFTYNYLIGANSVSAPDVRNKTLEEAKVTIVKAGLQVGDITEVASDDVKEKTVIDSDPKAGKKVRKGSKVDLRVSSGKKTVDMPNFVGIDEENVRRNASKLGFKNITVEKVESDRYDTGKVVSQNIPAGTEIVPKEKELIIQVSSGKKKVSMPNLVGEESSRAESVIASYGFKNVSYKEEYSDKEAGTVISQSIRSGSSIIPSEESLEIIISKGKEKKTSRDDSDTDPRTNNDNNSNNSSSRNTNSSTNVNNNDRRDNS, from the coding sequence ATGATAAATAAAATTATATGTAATAGATATAAAATTTTAGATCATCTAGGTACAGGTGGAATGGCCACTGTTTGGTTAGGTTATGATACGATTTTAGATAGACAAGTAGCTATTAAAACATTTAAAATTGATGCTAATGATGAAGATGCAGTAAAAAGATTCAATAGAGAGGCGAAAGCAGTAACAAGTCTTTCTCATCCTAATATAGTATCTATTTATGACGTAGAGAACGAAGGAGAATTTTACTATCTGATACTTGAGTATGTAGAAGGAATGACTTTAAAAGACTACATGATAAAAAATCCACGTATGCCAATCGAAACAATTGTTCATATAGCTAAACAAATTGCAGCGGGACTTAGTCATGCCCATCAGAATGGTATTATTCATAGAGACATTAAACCTCAAAATATATTAATGAATGAGAATTTAACATGTAAGATTACTGATTTTGGTATCGCTAGAGCGTACGGAGATACTACATTAACTCAAACAAATCAAATGTTAGGGACTGTATATTATTTATCTCCAGAACAAGCTCGTGGGAATGTTGCTACAGCTCAAAGTGATATATATTCTCTTGGTATTCTTATTTTTGAAATGATAACAGGTCAAATACCTTTCAAAGGTGAATCAGCGGTTGCTATCGCTTTAAAACATTTGCAAGAAGAACTTCCTGATATCGATAAGTATAGAGATAATGTACCTCAAAGTGTAAAAAATATCGTACTTCAAGCCACAATGAAAAACCCTAACGAACGATACATAAGTTCGAAGGAGTTATTTGAAGATTTAAGTACTGTATTAAATCCAGAACGATTACACGAAAATAAATATACAGGATTCAAAATACCAACAGAACCAGTTCAAAATAACAACTATAATCAAACTCAATATATTGATAGAAATCCTATTGATGTTCCTCATGGTTATTCAGATTATAATAACTATAATGAAGAAGATGATTATTATGATTATGAAGAGGATCAACGTCAAAATAACAATAACAATAGGGAATATCAGAATAAACAGTACAAAAATAGTTATAATAGTGTAAGTAAGAAAAATAATAAGGAGCAAACTTCTAAGGCTAAACACATATTCTTCGCAATACTAGCAATGGTAGTAATTATTGTTGGAGCATTTTTCACATATAACTATTTAATAGGTGCTAATAGTGTCTCTGCCCCTGATGTCCGTAATAAGACTTTAGAAGAAGCAAAAGTTACTATTGTTAAGGCTGGCTTACAAGTTGGAGATATTACTGAAGTAGCAAGTGATGATGTTAAAGAAAAAACAGTAATTGATAGTGATCCTAAGGCTGGCAAAAAAGTAAGAAAAGGTTCCAAAGTGGACTTACGAGTATCTTCTGGTAAGAAAACTGTCGACATGCCTAACTTTGTTGGTATAGACGAAGAAAATGTTAGAAGAAACGCATCAAAACTAGGATTTAAAAATATTACTGTTGAGAAAGTTGAAAGCGACAGATATGATACAGGTAAAGTAGTTTCTCAAAATATCCCAGCGGGTACAGAAATTGTTCCAAAGGAAAAAGAACTAATTATCCAAGTTTCAAGTGGTAAGAAAAAAGTTTCTATGCCTAATTTAGTCGGTGAAGAAAGTAGTAGAGCTGAAAGTGTAATTGCTTCTTATGGATTCAAAAATGTTTCATATAAAGAAGAATACTCAGACAAAGAAGCTGGTACAGTAATTTCTCAAAGTATAAGAAGTGGATCTAGTATAATTCCTAGTGAGGAATCACTTGAAATTATAATTTCTAAAGGAAAAGAGAAGAAAACTTCAAGAGACGATTCTGATACTGATCCTAGAACAAATAATGATAATAACTCTAATAATTCATCTTCAAGAAATACAAACTCTTCAACTAATGTTAATAATAATGACAGAAGAGATAATAGCTAG